The genomic interval CACGCTCCGAGGTGCAATCGCAACGACGCGGCGCGATGACGACCGTCAGCGACGCGACGGCTTGAGCGCTCGCATGCGCCGCTTCTCTTGCGGCTCCATGGATTTGCGCACCTTCGCCGCCAGTTGGGGGCGGTCGGTCCGCTCGTAGAAGTCGGCGAGCCGGCGGAGCACCAACGGGCTGTCGGGCTGAAAGCCCCGGGCCGCGAGAAGCTCAGTCTCAGCATCCAAGAGTCGCTCCTGCTTCTCGAGAACCTCCGCCAGCTGCAGGCGCACCTGCACCCACTCAGGCTTCAGCCGGGCCAGGTAGCGATAGTGGAGCTCCGCCTTGAGCAGGTCTCCCTGCGCGGCCCACAAGCCACCGAGCCGGAAGCGGGCTTCCTCGTAGGACGCGCGGTGTTGCACCGCCGTCTCGTACGCCCGCGCGGCCTGGACGTGCTGCCCGCGCTCCTCCCACAAGAGGCCCTGGAGGTACCAGGCGCGGGGGTTGGAGGGAGCCACCTGGGTCGCGACATCCAGATGGGCCTGGGCCTGGTCGAGGGAGCCGCCCAGCTTCAGCAGCAGCCGGGCCGCCTCCAGTCGAGGCAATTCCCACTGGGGTTTTGCCCGGACCAGGGACTCGACGGCTTGGAGTGCGCCGGTGTCATCCCCTCCCGCCTCCAGCGCCAGGGCGTCGGAGAGCGACGCGGGCGAGGGGGACGAGGGCTGGGACTGCGCCAGCGTCAGGGTGGAAGGCTGCGCGGCGTCGGAGGCGCCCGCCAGGCAAGCCACCAGGAAAACCCAGTGCATGCGCGGCAGATAGCAGAGCCAAGCCCGGCTCCTCAATAGATCCTCTTGACGGCCGGACGGCCTCGCATGAAACCCATGACCGTGCAGATATCCGAAAAGACGCTGGAAGACCTCGGTTTCGCGGATGTCCTTCGGGCACTCACGCAGCGCTGTCGGACGGAGCCAGGACGGGAGCGAGTGCTCGCCCGTCCGTTCCTCGACACGGCGGAGCAGGTCTCGGAGGCACTGGCCCTGGTGGCCGAGTCGCGGGCCCTCTCCCAAGAGCAGTTCTCCCTCCCCCTCGGTGGCGTGGTGGACCTGCGCATCCCCGTGGGGCATGCGGCCAAGGGGGGAACGTTAGAACCCCGGCAGCTCATCGACGCCGCGCAGCTCCTGTTCGCGTTCGTCCGCACACGTGAGGCGCTGGACGACCGCCGGGAGCGAGTCCCCCGCCTGATGGACATCGCCCGCAGGCTCCCCATCCTCGAGTCCCTGGCACGGCGAATCGACCAGTGCTTCGAGCCGGACGGTGAGATCTCCGACCGGGCCAGTCCGGAGTTGCGCGAGGCCCGAGACCGCGCGAGGGGCCTGCATCGGCGCATCAAGACGCGTCTGGACGAGATGCTCCACGACACGAACTTCGTCTCGAAGCTCCGCGAGAACTACTACACGCTCCGCAACGGGCGGTACGTGGTGCCGGTGGTGTCGAACTACCGCGCGGAGATCGACGGCATCGTCCACAACGCGAGCCAGACGGGCCAGACGCTCTTCATGGAGCCGCAGGCCATGGTGGGCCTGGGCAACGACCTGGCCATCGCGCAGTCGGTGGTGCTGGAGGAGGAGCGGCGGGTGCTCCAGGAGCTGAGCGAGCAGCTCGGCCGGGAGTCGGACCGCATCCTCGAGGGGCTCGATGCCGTCGCCGAGTTGGACGAGGCGGAGGCGGTGGCCATCCTCTCCGCGGACCTGGCGGCGAACACACCCGCGTTCGAGGGGGTGACGGACCTGGAGCTGCGGCTGCTGCGCCATCCTCGCCTCGTGCTGAAGGGCACGGAGGTGGTGGCCAACGACGTGACGCTCAATGGCGGCGCGAAGGCGTTGGTGGTGTCGGGCCCCAACGCGGGCGGCAAGACGGTGACGCTGACGGGCGTGGGGCTGTGCGCGCTGATGCTGCGCGCGGGCCTGCCGATTCCGGTGGCGGAAGGCTCGAAGATGCCGCTGTACCGCTCCGTGCACTCCACGGTGGGCGACTCACAGGACCTGGCGCAGGGACTGTCCACGTTCAGCGCTCACGTCGTGATGCTGCGGGACATCATCGCGGTGGCCGGCGAAGGCTCACTGGTGATGATTGATGAAATCGCCGCCGACACGGACCCTCGCGAGGGTGCGGCCATCGCCATCGCGGTGCTCGAGGACCTGCTGGCGAAGGGAGCGGTGGCGCTGGTGACCACGCACCTGGAGGAACTCAAGGCCCTGGCGCACATGGATCCGCGCTTCCTGAACGCGCGGGTGGGCTTCGACTCGAAGCGGATGGCGCCGACGTATCGGCTGCAGATGGGCGCCGCGGGTCAGTCCTCCGCCATCGAGGTGGCGGCGCGAGTGGGCCTGCCGGAGCGCGTGTGTGAGCGGGCGCGGTCGCTGACGTTGAACGCGGGTGGCCCGCTGGCCCAGGCGCTGGCCGCGGCCGAGGAGGAGCGTCGCAAGCTCTCCGAGGAGCTGGAGCGGGCACGAGAAGCTTCGAAGGAAGCCGAGGCGCTGCGCGCGGAGTTGGAGAAGCAGAAGCAGACCTTCGAGCGCGAGCGCCGCGCGAAGATGATGCAGTTCAACGAGGACGTGCACGCGGCGAGCGAGCACGCGGCCTCGGAGGTGCGCGAGCTGTTGACGAAGCTGCGCGCCGAGCAGAACGAGAAGGCGCTGTCGGAGGCGCGGCTGCAGTTGTTGCAGCGGGCGGAGGATGCGCAGAAGCGTGCGCAGGCCGCGAAGGCGGAGCTGTTCCAGGTGGAGGCCCCGGGGCCAGCGAACCTGAAGGTCGGGGCCTGGGTCCACCACTCCGGGCTGGGCCGGGACGTGGAGATCCTGGAGCTGGCGGATGGGTTCGCGGTGGTGTCCGCGGGTGGGGCCATGAAGATGCGCGTGCCCAGCACGGAGCTCTCGGGCTCACGTTCGCGCAAGCCGCAGCAGTCGAAGTTCCCGGAGCGGCAGAAGCAGGATGCGGCCTTGAAGCGCGCGGCGACGGCGGCCCCCTCGCAGGTGGAAGCGACGAACTTCCGCTGCGACGTGCGCGGCATGCGCGCGGACGACGCACTCGCGGAGGTGGAGTCTTTCCTGGACCGGGGCATGCGCAGCGGAGAGGAAGCCGCGCTCATCGTCCACGGACATGGGACGGGGGCACTCAAGCAGGCCCTGCGGGACTACCTGGCGAACTCGCCGTACATCCGCATGTATCGCCCGGGCGAGAGCCACGAGGGCGGCGACGGCGTCACCGTGGTGGCGCTGCGCTCCTGAGCCCAAGACGCTGAGGGACAAAGAGGGCCCGGACGCATGGGACATCCCAGGCGCTCCGGGCCCTCCCCTTTTCAACCCAGTGCCAACATCATCCCTCGGTCAGCCCCAGCACGGAGCGCGCGTCCCGGCTCGCGCACTCGCCCCGAGGGACACACATGCACTGGGTCGTTCAGGACAACCTGTTCAATGAGCGCGGCTTCCACGACCTCATGCGGGTCCTGGAGCGCGGTGGCATTCCCCACACGTTGGTGAAGGTGATTCCCTTCGATGGGGGCGTGGAGCCCACCGTCGATGTCGCGGGCCCCATCATCGTGATGGGCTCACTCTCTCTCGTGCGACATGCGCGGGCGCGAGGCTGGGCTCCCGGCGCATTCGTCAATGACCAGTTCGACTTTCGCATCTGGCGCGAGCATCTCGGCGAGCACCTGTTGAACGCCGACGCACACGTCTGCCGCTTCGGCGACGTGCCCTCGCGGGAGGGACCGTTCTTCATCCGCCCCTGTCTGGATGACAAGTCGTTCTCGGGCATGGTCACGCAGTGGGAGGACTTCCACCGCTGGCGCGAGGGAGTCCTCGCGACCGAGGACACCACGCAGGTCACCGCTGAGACCTGGGTGGCCGTCAGCGAGCCCCG from Myxococcus stipitatus carries:
- a CDS encoding tetratricopeptide repeat protein encodes the protein MHWVFLVACLAGASDAAQPSTLTLAQSQPSSPSPASLSDALALEAGGDDTGALQAVESLVRAKPQWELPRLEAARLLLKLGGSLDQAQAHLDVATQVAPSNPRAWYLQGLLWEERGQHVQAARAYETAVQHRASYEEARFRLGGLWAAQGDLLKAELHYRYLARLKPEWVQVRLQLAEVLEKQERLLDAETELLAARGFQPDSPLVLRRLADFYERTDRPQLAAKVRKSMEPQEKRRMRALKPSRR
- a CDS encoding endonuclease MutS2 — encoded protein: MTVQISEKTLEDLGFADVLRALTQRCRTEPGRERVLARPFLDTAEQVSEALALVAESRALSQEQFSLPLGGVVDLRIPVGHAAKGGTLEPRQLIDAAQLLFAFVRTREALDDRRERVPRLMDIARRLPILESLARRIDQCFEPDGEISDRASPELREARDRARGLHRRIKTRLDEMLHDTNFVSKLRENYYTLRNGRYVVPVVSNYRAEIDGIVHNASQTGQTLFMEPQAMVGLGNDLAIAQSVVLEEERRVLQELSEQLGRESDRILEGLDAVAELDEAEAVAILSADLAANTPAFEGVTDLELRLLRHPRLVLKGTEVVANDVTLNGGAKALVVSGPNAGGKTVTLTGVGLCALMLRAGLPIPVAEGSKMPLYRSVHSTVGDSQDLAQGLSTFSAHVVMLRDIIAVAGEGSLVMIDEIAADTDPREGAAIAIAVLEDLLAKGAVALVTTHLEELKALAHMDPRFLNARVGFDSKRMAPTYRLQMGAAGQSSAIEVAARVGLPERVCERARSLTLNAGGPLAQALAAAEEERRKLSEELERAREASKEAEALRAELEKQKQTFERERRAKMMQFNEDVHAASEHAASEVRELLTKLRAEQNEKALSEARLQLLQRAEDAQKRAQAAKAELFQVEAPGPANLKVGAWVHHSGLGRDVEILELADGFAVVSAGGAMKMRVPSTELSGSRSRKPQQSKFPERQKQDAALKRAATAAPSQVEATNFRCDVRGMRADDALAEVESFLDRGMRSGEEAALIVHGHGTGALKQALRDYLANSPYIRMYRPGESHEGGDGVTVVALRS
- a CDS encoding ATP-grasp domain-containing protein → MHWVVQDNLFNERGFHDLMRVLERGGIPHTLVKVIPFDGGVEPTVDVAGPIIVMGSLSLVRHARARGWAPGAFVNDQFDFRIWREHLGEHLLNADAHVCRFGDVPSREGPFFIRPCLDDKSFSGMVTQWEDFHRWREGVLATEDTTQVTAETWVAVSEPRHIQSEYRMVVVDGQVITGTRYKLGTRVFSSPEVEPEVWTFGQRMADRWGPDRAYALDIFMHQHRPYVGEINTLNSAGFYAYDVGKMVAAIEAMTF